One segment of Nostoc flagelliforme CCNUN1 DNA contains the following:
- a CDS encoding CsbD family protein produces MSIEDRAKAAAKNVEGKAQEALGNVTGDPEDKAEGKAKQAESEVRHGIEDVKDNVKKNID; encoded by the coding sequence ATGAGCATAGAAGATCGCGCAAAAGCAGCTGCTAAAAATGTTGAAGGTAAAGCCCAAGAAGCTTTAGGAAATGTCACTGGAGATCCAGAAGATAAAGCAGAAGGAAAAGCAAAGCAAGCTGAGAGCGAAGTACGTCACGGGATTGAAGACGTGAAAGATAATGTCAAGAAAAATATTGACTAG
- a CDS encoding histidine phosphatase family protein — translation MSLTLYFLRHGQTECSRNNSFCGSIDSELTPEGLEMAKAFADAYSSMDWTAIFCSPMQRTVLTAKPLCEAIKIEPQLRDGLKEINYGQWEGRTPEVISREYHDDYIRWSADPAWNAPTGGEMAVTIASRALQVIEEIKQNYTSGKVLVVAHKATIRIMLCSVLGIDVGRFRFRLGCPVASVSIVEFSSHGPLLKVLADRSHLDERLRNLPGT, via the coding sequence GTGAGCCTAACTCTTTATTTTCTTCGTCACGGACAAACTGAATGCAGCCGCAATAATTCCTTTTGCGGTTCCATAGACTCAGAACTTACCCCAGAAGGGTTGGAAATGGCAAAGGCTTTTGCTGACGCATATAGTTCTATGGATTGGACAGCAATATTTTGTAGTCCAATGCAGCGAACTGTATTGACAGCAAAACCTTTATGTGAAGCAATAAAGATAGAACCACAACTCAGAGATGGTTTAAAGGAAATCAACTATGGTCAGTGGGAAGGAAGAACGCCAGAAGTAATTAGCCGTGAATATCACGATGATTATATTCGCTGGTCAGCAGATCCGGCTTGGAATGCTCCAACTGGCGGGGAAATGGCTGTCACAATTGCTTCTCGTGCCTTGCAGGTAATTGAAGAAATTAAACAAAATTACACTAGTGGCAAAGTTTTAGTTGTTGCACACAAAGCAACCATCAGAATTATGCTGTGTAGTGTACTGGGGATTGATGTGGGACGCTTCCGTTTTCGTTTGGGATGTCCTGTTGCCTCGGTCAGTATTGTAGAATTTAGCTCACATGGGCCACTATTAAAGGTTTTGGCAGACCGTAGTCATTTGGATGAGCGGTTGCGAAATTTACCGGGGACGTGA
- a CDS encoding CHAT domain-containing protein, with protein MTLTNVEGFYHIVHFDGHGNFDSETQGVLVFEDEQGNEQAVSAREIAQYLTDCRVPIFVLIGLTH; from the coding sequence ATCACATTAACTAATGTTGAGGGTTTTTATCATATCGTCCATTTTGATGGACATGGAAATTTTGACAGCGAGACACAGGGAGTTTTAGTCTTTGAGGATGAACAGGGAAATGAGCAAGCTGTCAGCGCTAGAGAAATCGCCCAATATTTAACAGATTGCCGCGTGCCTATTTTTGTGCTGATAGGACTTACGCATTGA
- a CDS encoding M14 family metallopeptidase — MLPVIESIVLRQMASGDRLYLQLYKFIGAQPGKKVYIQSNLHGAEIAGNAVIHQIIEFLLTINDTDLTGEIWLVPVCNPMGTNERAHHFSPGRYCIYEAKDWNRIFWDYEKEADDLVAFTKSQLHIDPKVIRQNYLTIIKQKFAKILEKINSPSALPYTELFGYKLQNLNLDADYLIDLHSSTNQALDYLYYFRNREDSAKYFGFDFGILLDKYDGDAFDEAFIKPWLALEACFKDFGREIKFDVEAWTLELGTGMQINPDSVAKGVRGVKNYLAQKGVVQITDLSDEIKTYEMTFASSSNRKKYYAIAGGMIQWRIELGTSVKSGDKLYQILSFNKEGKLPSVIDVCAQHDGLVYDVATNQAVNEGEFVLGIVN, encoded by the coding sequence ATGCTGCCAGTTATTGAAAGCATTGTATTACGTCAAATGGCTTCGGGCGATCGCCTCTACTTACAACTATACAAATTCATCGGCGCTCAACCTGGTAAAAAGGTTTACATTCAATCTAATCTGCACGGTGCAGAAATTGCTGGAAATGCCGTTATTCACCAGATAATTGAGTTTTTATTAACAATAAATGATACAGATTTAACTGGAGAAATTTGGTTAGTTCCCGTTTGTAATCCAATGGGGACAAATGAACGCGCTCATCATTTCTCCCCTGGACGATATTGCATTTACGAAGCCAAAGACTGGAATCGGATATTTTGGGACTACGAGAAAGAAGCTGATGATTTAGTAGCTTTTACTAAATCTCAACTTCATATTGATCCAAAGGTCATTCGACAAAATTATCTAACTATAATTAAGCAAAAATTTGCAAAAATTTTAGAAAAAATTAATTCTCCTAGCGCATTGCCATACACTGAGCTTTTTGGCTACAAGCTACAAAATCTGAATTTAGATGCAGATTACTTAATTGATTTACATAGTTCTACAAATCAAGCATTAGATTACCTTTATTACTTCCGAAATCGAGAAGACAGTGCAAAATACTTCGGGTTTGATTTTGGAATCTTACTTGATAAATACGATGGTGATGCTTTTGATGAAGCTTTTATCAAACCTTGGTTAGCACTGGAAGCTTGTTTTAAAGATTTTGGTAGAGAAATCAAGTTTGATGTGGAAGCTTGGACACTGGAATTAGGAACAGGAATGCAAATAAACCCTGATTCAGTCGCCAAAGGTGTACGGGGTGTGAAAAACTATTTAGCGCAAAAAGGTGTAGTGCAAATTACTGATTTATCGGATGAGATAAAAACCTATGAGATGACTTTTGCATCTAGCAGCAACCGGAAAAAATATTATGCGATCGCAGGTGGTATGATTCAATGGAGAATAGAATTAGGCACTTCAGTAAAATCTGGAGACAAACTCTATCAAATTCTCAGTTTTAATAAAGAAGGTAAGCTACCTAGTGTAATTGATGTCTGCGCTCAACATGATGGATTGGTTTATGATGTCGCAACCAATCAAGCCGTCAATGAAGGCGAGTTTGTACTAGGAATTGTGAATTAG
- a CDS encoding ATP-dependent 6-phosphofructokinase — MGEPKRIGILTSGGDCSGLNAVIRAVVNCAVDTYGWEVLGIRQATLGLMARPPQFTKLEVDQVDSLLTAGGTMLGTTNKGDPFAFPMADGSLCDRSEEIIAGYHELGLDALIGIGGDGSLAILRRLAQQGGINLVGIPKTIDNDIGVTEHAIGFDTAVNIATEALDRLHFTAASHSRVMILEVMGRDAGHIAIAAGIAGGANVILIPEIPYTVEHICHKIKERQEKGKNYCLIIVSEAVRTHDGENVTITNRLGQSRYGGIGEYLADKIIEHIGVETRVTVLGHIQRGGTASPLDRLVATAFGVAAVNLIAEDKYDRMVTWQNRQVLSVPITEAIAQYSAVDPNGTLVKTARGMGIYLGD; from the coding sequence ATGGGAGAACCCAAACGCATTGGAATTCTTACCAGTGGAGGTGATTGTTCTGGCTTAAATGCTGTGATTAGAGCTGTAGTGAATTGTGCTGTGGATACTTACGGCTGGGAGGTTTTGGGAATTCGTCAAGCGACTCTCGGATTAATGGCGCGTCCCCCACAATTCACTAAGCTGGAAGTTGATCAAGTTGACTCGCTGTTAACTGCGGGTGGCACAATGTTGGGGACAACCAATAAAGGCGATCCTTTTGCTTTTCCAATGGCGGATGGGAGTTTATGCGATCGCTCCGAAGAAATCATTGCAGGTTATCATGAGCTAGGTTTAGATGCTTTGATTGGAATTGGCGGCGATGGTAGTTTGGCGATTCTCCGTCGCCTCGCCCAACAAGGTGGCATTAATCTAGTAGGTATTCCTAAAACGATTGATAACGATATTGGCGTTACTGAACACGCCATTGGTTTTGATACAGCAGTCAATATTGCCACAGAAGCACTAGATAGGTTGCATTTTACTGCTGCAAGTCATAGCCGAGTCATGATTTTGGAAGTAATGGGGCGTGATGCCGGACACATAGCTATAGCCGCGGGAATTGCGGGGGGAGCAAATGTAATTTTAATTCCTGAAATTCCTTACACAGTTGAGCATATTTGCCACAAAATCAAAGAACGCCAAGAGAAAGGCAAAAACTATTGTTTGATTATTGTTTCCGAAGCGGTTCGTACCCACGATGGTGAAAATGTGACGATTACAAATCGCTTAGGTCAATCTCGATACGGTGGAATTGGCGAGTATTTAGCAGATAAAATTATTGAACACATTGGTGTAGAAACACGAGTCACAGTTTTAGGACACATTCAACGGGGTGGAACTGCTTCACCACTAGATAGATTAGTTGCAACTGCTTTTGGTGTTGCGGCAGTTAATCTAATTGCAGAGGATAAATACGATCGCATGGTGACTTGGCAAAATCGCCAAGTATTAAGTGTACCAATTACAGAAGCGATCGCTCAATATAGCGCTGTCGATCCAAACGGTACTTTAGTTAAAACTGCTCGTGGTATGGGTATTTATTTGGGAGACTAA
- the era gene encoding GTPase Era yields the protein MRVEPKVTSIDNYNFSFSGEVTIPQAPPEFKSGFIGIVGRPNVGKSTLMNQLVGQKIAITSPIAQTTRNRLRGILTTPEAQLIFVDTPGIHKPHHQLGEVLVQNAKIAIESVDVILFVVDAGVACGSGDRYIAELLCRSKTPVILGVNKIDQQPSDSQFLDDSYAQMAQSHEWEIVKFSAKTSAGLPQLQELLIEHLEIGPLYYPPDLVTDQPERFIMGELIREQILLLTREEVPHSVAIAIDLVEETPSITRILATINVERDSQKGILIGKGGAMLKAIGSEAREQIQKLISGKVYLELFVKVQPKWRQSRISLAELGYRVEE from the coding sequence ATGAGGGTGGAGCCAAAGGTGACTAGTATTGATAATTACAACTTCTCTTTTTCAGGAGAAGTCACAATTCCACAGGCTCCTCCTGAATTCAAATCAGGTTTTATCGGCATTGTTGGTCGTCCTAATGTCGGTAAATCTACTTTGATGAATCAATTAGTAGGACAAAAAATAGCCATTACATCACCAATAGCGCAAACTACACGTAACCGCTTGCGGGGCATTTTAACTACACCAGAGGCGCAGTTAATTTTTGTAGATACGCCAGGAATTCATAAGCCCCATCATCAATTGGGGGAAGTGTTGGTACAAAATGCCAAAATTGCCATTGAATCGGTAGATGTAATACTATTTGTGGTAGATGCAGGAGTAGCTTGCGGATCAGGCGATCGCTATATTGCCGAATTGCTGTGTCGCAGCAAAACACCAGTGATTTTGGGCGTTAACAAAATCGACCAACAACCGTCTGATTCTCAGTTTCTAGATGATAGTTACGCTCAGATGGCCCAGTCCCATGAATGGGAAATCGTGAAATTCTCTGCCAAAACGAGTGCAGGATTACCGCAACTTCAAGAATTATTAATCGAACATTTAGAAATTGGGCCGTTATATTACCCGCCAGATTTGGTAACTGACCAGCCCGAACGCTTTATTATGGGTGAATTAATCCGAGAACAAATTTTATTATTGACTCGTGAAGAAGTACCCCATTCAGTAGCGATCGCTATTGATTTAGTAGAAGAAACTCCCAGCATTACCCGGATACTTGCTACCATCAACGTCGAGCGCGATTCCCAGAAAGGCATACTCATTGGCAAAGGTGGAGCGATGCTCAAAGCAATTGGTAGTGAAGCCCGCGAGCAAATCCAAAAGTTAATCTCTGGGAAAGTTTACCTAGAATTGTTTGTCAAAGTTCAGCCAAAATGGCGACAGTCGCGGATTAGTTTAGCAGAGTTAGGCTATCGGGTGGAAGAATAA
- a CDS encoding response regulator, which yields MSLDTHYPLNLPANALPLRVLIVEDDPMMQLGLEQSLMAHPQLEIVGQAEDGYLGVQAALQLKPDLVVMDIGLPRLDGIAATQQIKAALPATHVVMLTSHQTETEIIAALSSGADAYCIKGASVERLLSAIAAAVDGAAYLDPQIARRVIDNLKPPSPTSNNANLSGRELEVLKLMVDGLSNPEIAEKLYLSPNTIKTHVRGIMNKLAVDDRVQAAVVALRSGLV from the coding sequence ATGTCTTTAGATACTCACTATCCCTTAAATCTGCCGGCCAATGCTTTGCCGTTGCGCGTGTTAATTGTCGAAGATGATCCGATGATGCAACTGGGATTAGAGCAATCGTTAATGGCTCATCCTCAGTTAGAGATTGTTGGACAAGCAGAAGATGGTTATTTGGGAGTTCAAGCAGCACTGCAACTGAAACCTGATTTGGTGGTTATGGATATTGGGTTGCCGCGATTGGATGGCATTGCAGCAACACAGCAAATTAAGGCGGCGCTGCCAGCAACTCATGTGGTGATGCTGACATCTCATCAAACGGAGACAGAAATTATTGCAGCACTGTCTAGCGGTGCAGATGCATATTGTATTAAAGGTGCAAGTGTGGAACGATTGTTAAGTGCGATCGCAGCCGCAGTTGATGGTGCAGCCTATCTCGATCCCCAAATTGCGCGGCGAGTAATTGATAATCTCAAACCGCCCTCACCCACTAGCAACAATGCCAACTTATCTGGGCGCGAGTTAGAAGTGTTGAAACTCATGGTAGACGGATTGAGTAACCCGGAGATTGCCGAAAAACTTTATCTCAGTCCCAACACCATCAAAACTCACGTCCGAGGGATTATGAATAAATTAGCAGTGGACGATCGTGTGCAAGCAGCAGTCGTTGCATTGCGTTCAGGTTTGGTTTGA
- a CDS encoding GNAT family N-acetyltransferase, producing the protein MPEEIQTFTTEHLDKCAHLYVEVFNSEPWNEQWTFETARTRLFEIINTPGFVGFVFKQGELLGFVAGYGKQGQRSKGFYLEEICIQPHKQHQGIGTKLLNQLMDTLTAMKVTTIYLLTNKDGQAEAFYTKHGYQRSQDMIFMAKRF; encoded by the coding sequence ATGCCAGAAGAAATTCAAACCTTTACTACTGAACATCTTGATAAGTGCGCTCATTTATATGTTGAAGTGTTCAATAGTGAACCTTGGAATGAGCAATGGACTTTTGAGACTGCAAGGACGAGGTTGTTTGAAATTATCAATACGCCAGGTTTTGTCGGATTTGTATTCAAACAGGGTGAACTGCTAGGATTTGTGGCAGGTTATGGTAAGCAAGGGCAAAGGAGTAAAGGCTTTTATCTAGAAGAAATCTGTATCCAACCTCATAAGCAGCATCAAGGAATTGGGACAAAGCTACTTAATCAATTAATGGATACTCTAACTGCAATGAAAGTTACCACGATTTATCTGTTAACTAACAAGGATGGACAAGCAGAGGCTTTTTATACCAAGCATGGCTATCAAAGAAGCCAGGATATGATTTTTATGGCAAAACGATTTTAA
- a CDS encoding YdeI/OmpD-associated family protein: MNIKQMQQNTELNPSKSKINNAVSKLNNEFPTFCPQSREEWRKWLEENHCTSLGVWLIYYKVKSGKPSVRYSEAVKEALCFGWIDSKVKSLDEERYMQIFTPRKPKSVWSKLNKQYIEELIEQGLMTTVGLEKIEAAKQDGSWKTLDAIEALMIPSDLKQALEANTTAKDNFEAFNNSSKKNILFWIESAKRPETRLKRIEQTVNSAAANKNPLVR, encoded by the coding sequence TTGAACATAAAACAAATGCAGCAAAATACAGAGCTAAACCCCAGCAAAAGCAAGATTAATAATGCTGTATCTAAACTTAATAATGAATTCCCCACTTTCTGCCCTCAAAGCCGTGAAGAATGGCGGAAATGGTTAGAAGAAAACCATTGCACTTCTCTTGGTGTGTGGCTCATTTACTACAAAGTAAAAAGCGGTAAACCAAGTGTTCGATATAGCGAAGCGGTAAAAGAAGCCTTATGTTTTGGTTGGATTGACAGTAAAGTTAAATCCTTAGATGAAGAACGTTATATGCAAATATTTACACCTCGAAAACCGAAAAGCGTGTGGTCAAAATTAAATAAACAATATATTGAAGAACTTATAGAACAAGGCTTGATGACTACAGTTGGTCTAGAAAAAATTGAAGCCGCAAAACAAGATGGCTCATGGAAGACGTTAGATGCGATCGAAGCATTGATGATTCCCTCAGATTTAAAGCAGGCATTAGAAGCAAACACAACTGCCAAGGATAATTTTGAGGCATTTAATAACTCATCCAAAAAGAACATTCTTTTTTGGATTGAAAGTGCAAAACGTCCAGAGACAAGGTTGAAGAGAATTGAACAAACCGTAAACTCAGCAGCGGCGAACAAAAACCCATTGGTACGATAA
- a CDS encoding TspO/MBR family protein has product MIKSWMVIGGVAFLVALAANLITPSDRQWFKRLQRPRWLTFEGAIPIIWTVIFICGAWSAYIVWEKDPGSTPTWLIMGLYLLLEIVTIAYTPVMFRLRSLKVGTILGGTGFIISALLILAVLSISGWAALLLVPYLLWSPIGTYTTWQMISLNPQDA; this is encoded by the coding sequence ATGATTAAATCTTGGATGGTGATTGGGGGTGTGGCTTTCTTAGTTGCTTTAGCAGCTAACTTGATTACGCCTAGCGATCGCCAATGGTTCAAGCGCTTACAACGGCCGAGATGGCTAACTTTTGAGGGTGCGATTCCTATTATCTGGACTGTAATATTTATTTGTGGTGCTTGGTCAGCTTATATTGTCTGGGAAAAAGATCCAGGAAGCACCCCAACCTGGTTAATCATGGGTTTATACTTGCTTTTAGAAATTGTAACCATTGCCTATACACCTGTAATGTTTAGGCTTCGCAGCCTGAAAGTCGGTACAATTCTTGGTGGCACAGGTTTTATCATTTCTGCTTTATTGATACTTGCAGTTTTAAGTATTTCTGGTTGGGCAGCACTATTACTAGTTCCTTATTTGCTCTGGAGTCCCATTGGTACTTATACCACTTGGCAGATGATCAGTCTCAATCCTCAAGATGCCTAG
- a CDS encoding TspO/MBR family protein, with protein MIPSWIIIGAVTFFVALGSFFITPRDVKWFANLSRPRWLVFEPLIPVIWTVIFICGAASAYIVWEKNPGSPITWLLMALYLLVEIITVAYIPTMLRFRSLKVGEVLGLIGLISGVVLAICVLPISLTAALLLLPYLIWTPIGTYTTDELKELNPQDA; from the coding sequence ATGATTCCATCTTGGATAATAATTGGGGCTGTAACTTTCTTCGTCGCCCTTGGTAGTTTTTTCATCACACCGCGTGATGTTAAATGGTTTGCAAATTTAAGTCGCCCACGTTGGCTAGTTTTTGAGCCGTTGATTCCGGTCATCTGGACTGTAATTTTTATTTGCGGTGCAGCTTCAGCTTATATTGTCTGGGAAAAAAATCCCGGAAGCCCAATTACTTGGCTACTAATGGCTTTGTACCTCTTGGTGGAAATTATCACCGTTGCCTATATACCTACAATGTTGAGGTTTCGCAGCCTGAAAGTTGGGGAAGTTCTTGGGCTAATCGGTTTGATTTCAGGCGTTGTCCTCGCAATCTGCGTTTTGCCGATTTCTCTAACGGCGGCGCTGTTACTCCTTCCTTATCTAATTTGGACTCCTATTGGTACTTACACTACCGACGAGTTAAAAGAGTTAAATCCTCAAGATGCATAA
- a CDS encoding M15 family metallopeptidase, with translation MRPYHQIPIFECGEPIIAIPLELFAVESPHPYEKLGAPYGKRSPYYLRQSVIENLIQAQNYLQLLHRNWRIQIFDAYRPIAVQQFMVDYIFAQAVQDRGLTNVELSPYQRQEIWEAVYGIWAVPSLDEKTPPPHSTGAAVDVTLVDDAGQIVNMGSPIDEMSERSHPDYYANSDRPKAQKYHAHRQLLQDVMLKAGFQRNPREWWHFSIGDQMWAWLNNQSNPANPVTARYGRLA, from the coding sequence ATGAGACCTTATCATCAAATCCCGATTTTTGAGTGTGGTGAACCGATAATAGCGATTCCTTTAGAATTGTTTGCGGTGGAATCTCCCCATCCTTATGAGAAATTAGGTGCGCCTTATGGTAAACGCTCCCCCTATTATCTCCGTCAAAGCGTTATTGAAAATTTGATCCAAGCACAAAATTATCTTCAACTGCTGCATCGTAACTGGCGTATCCAAATTTTTGATGCTTATCGCCCGATCGCAGTCCAGCAGTTTATGGTAGATTACATCTTCGCCCAAGCAGTGCAGGATAGGGGACTGACTAACGTGGAATTATCCCCATACCAACGCCAAGAAATTTGGGAAGCAGTTTATGGAATTTGGGCTGTACCAAGTTTGGATGAAAAAACTCCCCCTCCTCACAGTACAGGTGCGGCGGTGGATGTGACGCTAGTAGATGATGCAGGGCAAATAGTAAATATGGGTTCGCCAATTGATGAAATGTCAGAGCGATCGCACCCAGATTATTATGCCAATAGCGATCGCCCAAAAGCCCAAAAGTATCATGCTCACCGTCAGCTATTGCAGGATGTAATGTTGAAAGCCGGCTTTCAACGCAATCCTAGAGAATGGTGGCATTTTTCTATTGGAGATCAAATGTGGGCTTGGCTGAATAATCAATCCAATCCAGCCAATCCTGTCACAGCACGTTATGGGCGTCTTGCATAG
- a CDS encoding DUF4926 domain-containing protein, giving the protein MKKIKLLDTIATLKPIPIERLQLLEADYTSIESLPSGQVGTIVEVYEQEEEYHYLVEFADTQGCEYAMATLRADEILVLHYDLAIA; this is encoded by the coding sequence ATGAAAAAAATTAAACTTTTGGATACTATTGCTACACTCAAGCCGATTCCCATTGAAAGATTACAACTATTGGAAGCAGATTATACTTCTATCGAAAGCTTACCCAGTGGGCAAGTTGGAACAATTGTAGAAGTGTATGAGCAAGAAGAAGAATATCATTATTTAGTCGAGTTTGCTGATACCCAAGGCTGTGAATATGCAATGGCGACTTTGAGAGCAGATGAAATCTTAGTTTTACATTATGATTTGGCAATTGCTTAA
- a CDS encoding DUF6883 domain-containing protein: protein MKLPNGEQAEISVQKLISYCLNPEHPSGKHKARVFASILGITLENADVLRELIQTAAVSGEVVQQSTTQFGQQFKVDWIVPDTGGIRLRTIWETTAKNPYPRLITAFLKLNEKN, encoded by the coding sequence ATGAAATTACCCAACGGCGAGCAAGCAGAGATTTCTGTGCAAAAGCTTATAAGTTATTGTCTAAACCCAGAACATCCAAGTGGGAAACATAAAGCTAGAGTTTTCGCATCAATTCTAGGAATCACATTAGAAAACGCCGATGTTTTGCGTGAACTTATTCAAACAGCAGCAGTTTCAGGTGAAGTTGTTCAGCAAAGTACTACACAATTTGGTCAACAGTTTAAGGTAGATTGGATAGTACCTGATACAGGCGGAATCAGGCTGCGGACAATCTGGGAAACTACCGCTAAAAATCCTTATCCACGTTTGATTACTGCATTTCTGAAGTTAAATGAAAAAAATTAA
- a CDS encoding aminotransferase class I/II-fold pyridoxal phosphate-dependent enzyme produces the protein MLNQNQIPLLDALKANAARPHAPFYTPGHKQGEGISQPLADLLGKAVFRADLTELADLDNLFAPQGVIQEAQQLAAAAFGALQTWFLVNGSTCGIEAAILATCGTGDKIILPRNVHSSAIAGLILSGAIPIFLNPEYDPVLDIAHSITPNAVESALQQHPDAKAVLTVYPTYYGVCGNLSAIANITHQYNIPLLVDEAHGAHFAFHPELPTPALAAGADLTVQSIHKVLGAMTQASMLHIQGNRIDCDRISKALQLLQSTSPSYLLLASLDAARQQMALHGKMLMSRTLQLANEARTKINQIPGLSVLQIPAYQEGLEGYSGFVALDETRLTVTVSGLGLTGFEADEILDEKFAVTAEFASLQHLTFIISLGNTPADIEQLVQSFTTLAKEYRRTNLTLKSDLWQDVFTTQCHPLHFSPREAFFAVSEILPLIQTNQRICAEIICPYPPGIPVLMPGEVITKPVLDYLQQIQAMGGFITGCNDTSFKTLKVLKI, from the coding sequence ATGCTCAATCAAAATCAAATACCCTTATTAGATGCCTTAAAAGCCAATGCAGCAAGACCACATGCGCCTTTTTACACCCCAGGACATAAACAAGGTGAGGGAATTTCTCAACCCTTAGCTGATTTACTTGGTAAAGCCGTCTTTCGCGCTGATTTAACCGAATTAGCAGATTTAGATAATCTTTTTGCGCCCCAAGGTGTTATTCAAGAAGCACAACAACTAGCAGCAGCAGCTTTTGGCGCTTTACAAACATGGTTCCTTGTCAATGGTTCTACCTGTGGGATTGAAGCGGCAATTCTCGCTACCTGTGGCACAGGCGATAAAATCATTCTGCCTCGCAATGTCCATTCATCTGCGATCGCAGGTTTAATTCTTTCCGGTGCAATACCAATTTTTCTCAATCCTGAATACGATCCAGTTTTAGATATTGCCCATAGCATCACGCCTAATGCTGTAGAATCTGCACTCCAACAACATCCAGACGCTAAAGCAGTGTTGACAGTTTACCCAACATATTACGGCGTTTGTGGAAATTTGAGTGCGATCGCCAATATCACACATCAATATAATATCCCTCTACTCGTAGATGAGGCACACGGCGCCCACTTTGCTTTTCATCCAGAATTACCCACTCCAGCCTTAGCCGCAGGTGCTGATTTAACTGTACAATCCATCCACAAAGTACTTGGTGCAATGACACAGGCATCAATGCTGCATATCCAAGGTAATAGGATAGATTGCGATCGCATCAGTAAAGCTTTGCAACTCCTACAATCTACCAGTCCTAGTTATTTACTTTTAGCTTCTTTAGATGCAGCGCGTCAGCAAATGGCACTCCACGGAAAAATGCTGATGTCTCGCACTTTGCAACTTGCTAATGAAGCTAGAACAAAAATCAATCAAATTCCTGGATTATCTGTTTTACAGATTCCTGCTTATCAAGAGGGGTTAGAAGGATATTCTGGCTTTGTGGCTTTAGACGAAACGCGATTAACTGTTACTGTTTCTGGTTTAGGTTTAACTGGATTTGAGGCAGATGAAATTCTGGATGAGAAATTTGCTGTCACGGCTGAATTCGCCTCATTGCAACATCTCACTTTTATTATTAGTTTGGGCAACACCCCAGCCGATATTGAGCAACTAGTACAAAGTTTTACCACTCTTGCCAAAGAATATCGCCGAACCAACTTAACTCTTAAAAGCGATCTTTGGCAGGATGTTTTCACTACACAGTGTCATCCTTTACATTTTTCTCCCCGTGAAGCCTTTTTTGCTGTCAGTGAAATATTACCTTTGATACAGACCAATCAACGCATCTGTGCTGAAATCATCTGTCCCTATCCCCCAGGAATTCCTGTATTAATGCCGGGAGAAGTCATCACCAAACCCGTCCTTGACTATCTGCAACAAATCCAGGCAATGGGAGGATTTATCACCGGTTGCAATGACACAAGCTTCAAAACTTTGAAAGTGCTAAAAATTTAA